ACAAGACTTTCTTTTTTTATAACAGACTCCTTTTCAATGCATATTCTACCTTGCGTGGTTGAATCATCTTCTATGTTTCCATTACAACTAGTCTCCATCTCATCTAGGACCAGTCTATTTGCGTCTAGGATATCTTCAGGTGCACCTGTATCCTTCCACCAACCTTTCACAAAATCGTAACCGAAATTATTTTTCTTTGTTAGAAGCGATTGTAATGCATCTGTTATCTCAAGTTCACCACGCCATGAGGGTTTAAGTTTACTTATAGAGTCGAATATAATTGGAGATAAAAAGTAGATGCCTGTTAAAGCATAATTACTGGGAGGCGATTTTGGTTTTTCAACAAGTCCAACAATCTGTTTTTCAGAATTAAATTTAGCTACACCAAATTGAGAAGGATTGTCGACTTTTGTAAGCAATACCATTGCTTCGTAATTATCTGAAATGAATTTCTTTTTGTATTTTTCTATGCCGCCTTTGAGTAAGTTGTCACCCAAGTATACAATAAATTTATTTTTTCCAACAAAATCTTCGCATAAAGAAACAGCATGTGCTATTCCTTTAGGCTCGGTTTGATGAATGTAGGTAACCTTTACACCGAATTTGTTACCATCGCCGTAATATTCTTTGACTTTATCAGGATATACATCACCTAAGATAATTGCGATATCATTTATGCCCGAATTTCTAAGATCTTCAATAACGTATTGCGAGATAGCTTTATTTGCTATAGGTATAAGCTGCTTGGGCCCT
This window of the Candidatus Bathyarchaeota archaeon genome carries:
- a CDS encoding glucose-1-phosphate thymidylyltransferase encodes the protein MNIKGIVLHGGHGTRLRPLTHTGPKQLIPIANKAISQYVIEDLRNSGINDIAIILGDVYPDKVKEYYGDGNKFGVKVTYIHQTEPKGIAHAVSLCEDFVGKNKFIVYLGDNLLKGGIEKYKKKFISDNYEAMVLLTKVDNPSQFGVAKFNSEKQIVGLVEKPKSPPSNYALTGIYFLSPIIFDSISKLKPSWRGELEITDALQSLLTKKNNFGYDFVKGWWKDTGAPEDILDANRLVLDEMETSCNGNIEDDSTTQGRICIEKESVIKKESLVRGPCIIGKGSTIESGVYIGPYTSIGNNVNVKKGEIENSI